Proteins encoded together in one Thermococcus gammatolerans EJ3 window:
- a CDS encoding DUF1667 domain-containing protein, with product MIYRFTCIVCPLGCSIEVEVEDGKVKEVKGCRCPRGKEWAVQEVTSPRRVVMSVVPVEGGALPTVSVKTAEPVPKEKIPELMKFLAKLKLKAPVKVGETVAEWEGIKIVATRGA from the coding sequence ATGATTTACCGCTTCACATGCATCGTCTGCCCCCTCGGGTGCTCAATCGAGGTCGAGGTGGAGGACGGAAAGGTCAAGGAAGTCAAGGGGTGCAGGTGTCCTCGCGGTAAGGAGTGGGCGGTTCAGGAAGTTACCAGCCCAAGAAGGGTCGTGATGAGCGTTGTGCCAGTGGAAGGAGGGGCTTTGCCTACCGTGAGCGTCAAGACGGCCGAGCCCGTCCCAAAGGAGAAGATACCCGAGCTCATGAAGTTTCTGGCAAAGCTGAAGCTCAAAGCGCCGGTGAAGGTCGGAGAAACGGTTGCGGAGTGGGAAGGAATAAAAATAGTGGCGACGAGAGGGGCTTAG